The Desulfovibrio sp. genome contains the following window.
GTCTTCCTGGTGCAGGCCTATGCCGCTGGTGCTGTTAGCCTGCGGATCACAATCAACGAGCAGAACTTTTTTTTCCATAACTGCAAGTGCAGCGGAAAGGTTGATGGCAGTGGTGGTTTTGCCCACCCCACCTTTTTGATTCGCGATGGAAATAATGCGCGCCATTGAGGCCTCCCAGTCATTTTGACTGATTTTAGAGGAACTGCTGCTTCAACCATCAGGCGAACCTGTCAGGAGCAGATACTTCAACGAGCATGAAATTTCTGGCTTTGCCGCCTTTTTCATGGTTCACATGAAGAGAAAAACTTCGTGTTTCACATGAAACATGGGGGCGGCGCTGAAAGCTGCAATGGGTTGTTTGTAAAAGAGAGAATTGAGAGCGTCAAGGCTAAAAGCAGATTGAGCAACAAAACTTGCCCCATAAAGGTAAAGCGCGTAAAAAAAATGGCACAATCTCTTGGCTGGAGAAAGTATGGAACTAGCAAAAGTGCTGTTGGTTGATGATGAATCAGATGTAACACGGATACTCTCCAAGCGCCTTGGTCGCCGAGGGTATGAGTGCCAATCCGCTGCCAACGGGCAACAGGCCGTGGATGCCATGGAGCAGTTCCCCTTTGGCATTGTAATCATGGATGTAAAAATGCCGGTAATGGATGGCATGTCCGCCTTGCAGATTATCCATTCCCGCTGGCCAAAAACTCAGGTGATTTTGCTTTCAGGTCATGCAGACATGCAGCTTGCGGTTCAGGCCATGAGCGAGGGGGCGTTTGGCTATCTGATGAAGCCTGTTGACATTGATGAGCTGCTCTTTAAAATTGAAGATGCCGCTACCCAGATCCGCCTTGAAGCGGAGCAGGGCTAAGCGAGAGCGCAGAAAATAAGGATAGTGTATGGTTAGTAAAAAAATGATGGCGTCCTTCATACTGGCCTCAAGCCTGGCCGCCGGGATTGTGCCCGGCATGATCGCCGTTGCAAATGCAGTGGAAGTCACGGAAGAAAACCTGCCAAAGCTACTTGAAAAACTGTTCCGTGATCGGCCAGAGCTGGTCATGGATGTATTGCGCAGGCAAAGCGAGTCTGTGCTCGATATTGCACAGCAAGGGTCAAATTTGCGCCGTCAGCACAGCCTTGAGGCCCAGTGGGCGCAAGACATGAAGGTAACCAAAACGGTTAAAACCGAGGGGCGTCCTGTTATGGGCGCGCCCAAGGCCAAGGTGCGCATTGTGGCTTTTTCTGATTTTACCTGCCACTTTTGCCAGCAAGCCTCCAAAACTGTGGATGCCATTTTGCAGGAATACGGCAAGGACGTGAGCCTTGTTTTCAAAAACATGCCTCTGGACGACAAGGGCCCGGCCAATATTGCTTCGGCATATTTTGT
Protein-coding sequences here:
- a CDS encoding response regulator; translated protein: MELAKVLLVDDESDVTRILSKRLGRRGYECQSAANGQQAVDAMEQFPFGIVIMDVKMPVMDGMSALQIIHSRWPKTQVILLSGHADMQLAVQAMSEGAFGYLMKPVDIDELLFKIEDAATQIRLEAEQG
- a CDS encoding thioredoxin domain-containing protein, whose product is MVSKKMMASFILASSLAAGIVPGMIAVANAVEVTEENLPKLLEKLFRDRPELVMDVLRRQSESVLDIAQQGSNLRRQHSLEAQWAQDMKVTKTVKTEGRPVMGAPKAKVRIVAFSDFTCHFCQQASKTVDAILQEYGKDVSLVFKNMPLDDKGPANIASAYFVAISQQSEEKAWQFYKALFADRDKLIAEGEAFLKKTAEGLNVDMKRLAKDVHSKKVTDIIAEDQMDAQKLGIEGTPYFLVNNLVVRGALPLDLFKSAVDMALKNSK